A single genomic interval of Pithys albifrons albifrons isolate INPA30051 chromosome 11, PitAlb_v1, whole genome shotgun sequence harbors:
- the SERPINI1 gene encoding neuroserpin produces the protein MYFLGLLSLLALQSEAFKTSFPDETIAELSVNIYNQLRATREDENILFSPLSIALAMGMVELGAHGTTLKEIRHSLGFDSLKNGEEFTFLKDLSDMATSEESHYVLDIANSLYVQNGFHVSDKFLQLVKKFFKAEVENVDFSQSAAVAAQINKWVENHTNSMIKDFVSSGDFGALTHLALINAIYFKGNWKSQFRPENTRTFSFTKDDESEVQIPMMYQQGEFYYGEFSDGSNEAGGIYQVLEIPYEGDEISMMIVLSRQEVPLVTLEPLVKASLINEWANSVKKQKVEVYLPRFTVEQEIDLKDVWRGLGITELFSSSADLTAMSDNKELYLAKAFHKAFLEVNEEGSEAAAASGMIAISRMAVLYPQVIVDHPFFFLVRNRRTGTVLFMGRVMHPEAMSASGHDFEKL, from the exons ATGTATTTCCTTGGACTGTTGTCTTTGCTTGCTTTGCAAAGCGAAGCCTTCAAGACAAGTTTTCCTGACGAGACCATTGCTGAGCTCTCTGTGAACATCTACAACCAGCTGCGAGCTACCAGGGAAGATGAGAATATCCTGTTCTCTCCTCTGAGCATTGCCCTGGCCATGGGAATGGTGGAGCTTGGAGCCCATGGGACCACTTTGAAAGAGATTCGACATTCCTTGGGTTTTGACAGCTTAAAAAATG gGGAAGAGTTTACCTTCTTGAAGGACCTTTCTGACATGGCAACCAGTGAAGAAAGTCATTATGTGCTGGATATTGCCAACTCCCTGTATGTGCAGAATGGGTTCCATGTCAGTGACAAATTCCTGCAGCtggtgaagaaattctttaaagCTGAGGTGGAGAATGTGGATTTCAGCCAAAGTGCAGCCGTTGCTGCCCAAATCAACAAGTGGGTGGAGAATCACACAAACA GTATGATCAAAGATTTTGTGTCTTCAGGAGATTTTGGTGCTCTAACTCATTTGGCTCTCATCAATGCAATCTACTTTAAGGGCAACTGGAAGTCACAGTTCAGACCTGAAAATACAAGAACTTTTTCTTTCACTAAAGATGATGAAAGTGAAGTGCAAATTCCAATGATGTACCAACAGGGAGAGTTTTACTATG gAGAGTTCAGCGATGGCTCCAACGAAGCAGGTGGCATCTACCAGGTTCTGGAGATCCCCTATGAGGGAGATGAGATCAGTATGATGATCGTCCTGTCCAGACAGGAGGTGCCACTGGTCACACTGGAACCTCTGGTCAAAGCCTCCTTGATCAATGAATGGGCTAACTCTGTAAAGAAGCAAAAAGTGGAAGTGTATTTACCAAG GTTCACAGTAGAGCAGGAGATTGATCTGAAAGATGTctggagagggctgggaatTACAGAGCTgttcagcagcagtgctgaccTCACTGCCATGTCTG atAACAAGGAACTTTACCTTGCAAAGGCATTTCACAAGGCATTTCTAGAAGTTAATGAGGAAGGatcagaagctgctgctgcctcag GAATGATTGCCATCAGCAGAATGGCAGTGCTGTATCCCCAAGTTATAGTTGACCATCCCTTCTTCTTTTTGGTCAGAAACAGAAGAACAG GCACCGTGTTGTTCATGGGAAGGGTAATGCACCCTGAAGCAATGAGTGCAAGTGGCCATGACTTTGAAAAGCTTTAA